The proteins below are encoded in one region of Lactuca sativa cultivar Salinas chromosome 3, Lsat_Salinas_v11, whole genome shotgun sequence:
- the LOC111917659 gene encoding cytochrome P450 82A4: MELFLPFSASIAAIVFSLLLKFLLQSLEGKRVKNREPPQAKGRWPVIGHLRLLGGAELPHRVLGGMADKYGPIFTIKLGVHNVLVVSNAEMAKECFTTNDKVFASRPKSMAVEHMGYNYAILALAPYGDYWRQVRKILTLEVLSQRRVEMLGPLRASEVKASMGDIYNAWVKNKESGSSDMVKVDMKQWFQNLILNVVVRVVSGKRFSPDDKEGVRFQKVIRKFFVLLGTFVVSDFIPYLKPLDLGGYEKKMKMTGEEMYGIVTGWLEDHKRVRAEEKHAQQHERSQVFMDVLISVLEGASPEEFRGFDHDTIIKATCLTVLAAGLDTSSATLTWALCLLLNNPRVLKIAQDELDEHVGRKRAVEESDLKNLVYLDAVVKETLRLYPPGPLNLPHESMEDCVIGGYKIPKGTRLLTNLWKIQHDPNKWSHPEEFQPERFLTSHKHVDVRGNNYELLPFGSGRRVCPAIPFALRSLHITLATLIQQFVLKNPSKEPIDMSESAGVTISKAIPLEVLLAPRLSLDMYPAVAA, translated from the exons ATGGAGCTGTTTCTCCCATTTTCAGCCTCTATAGCAGCGATTGTTTTTTCTTTGCTACTAAAATTCCTGCTGCAAAGCTTAGAAGGAAAGAGAGTGAAGAACAGAGAACCACCTCAAGCAAAGGGCCGATGGCCGGTAATCGGACACCTGCGCCTTCTAGGTGGAGCTGAACTACCTCACAGGGTCTTAGGTGGCATGGCAGATAAATATGGCCCCATTTTCACCATCAAGCTTGGTGTTCACAATGTTTTGGTGGTGAGTAACGCTGAGATGGCGAAAGAGTGCTTTACCACAAATGATAAGGTGTTTGCAAGTCGACCCAAGTCAATGGCAGTAGAACACATGGGCTATAACTATGCCATCTTGGCTCTAGCTCCTTATGGTGACTACTGGCGACAAGTGCGCAAGATCTTGACACTCGAGGTTCTCTCTCAGCGACGCGTGGAGATGCTTGGACCTCTTCGTGCTTCAGAGGTTAAAGCATCCATGGGAGATATATATAATGCTTGGGTAAAGAATAAAGAGAGTGGAAGTTCCGACATGGTAAAGGTGGATATGAAACAATGGTTTCAGAACTTGATATTAAATGTTGTGGTCAGGGTTGTTTCAGGAAAAAGGTTTTCACCTGATGACAAAGAAGGGGTTCGATTTCAAAAAGTGATAAGGAAATTCTTTGTGTTATTGGGCACATTTGTGGTGTCTGATTTTATTCCATATCTCAAGCCTTTGGACCTGGGAGGATACGAGAAAAAAATGAAGATGACAGGAGAAGAGATGTACGGAATTGTAACAGGATGGCTAGAGGATCACAAGAGAGTGAGGGCGGAGGAAAAGCATGCGCAGCAACATGAAAGAAGCCAAGTCTTCATGGATGTTCTGATTTCCGTTCTTGAAGGTGCCTCCCCAGAGGAATTCCGTGGTTTTGACCATGATACCATAATCAAGGCTACATGTTTG ACTGTTTTAGCTGCGGGATTGGACACATCGTCTGCAACGTTAACATGGGCTTTATGTTTGTTGCTCAACAACCCAAGAGTATTAAAAATTGCCCAAGATGAATTGGATGAGCATGTTGGAAGGAAGAGAGCAGTAGAGGAGTCGGACCTGAAGAACCTTGTTTACCTTGACGCAGTCGTTAAAGAAACACTGCGTTTATACCCACCTGGACCTCTAAACCTTCCTCATGAGTCCATGGAGGATTGCGTTATTGGTGGCTACAAAATCCCTAAAGGCACACGTTTATTGACTAATCTTTGGAAAATTCAACATGATCCTAATAAATGGTCACATCCTGAAGAATTTCAGCCAGAAAGATTCTTGACAAGTCATAAACATGTTGATGTCAGGGGAAACAATTATGAATTGCTTCCTTTCGGTAGTGGTAGAAGAGTATGCCCTGCTATTCCCTTTGCTCTTCGGTCTTTGCATATAACTTTAGCTACTTTAATACAACAATTTGTGCTTAAAAACCCATCGAAAGAACCCATTGATATGAGTGAAAGCGCTGGAGTGACTATCAGCAAAGCCATCCCACTTGAGGTCCTTCTGGCGCCTCGTTTATCCCTTGATATGTACCCTGCAGTTGCTGCATGA